Proteins co-encoded in one Leptospira inadai serovar Lyme str. 10 genomic window:
- the glnA gene encoding type I glutamate--ammonia ligase translates to MAKNAAEVIAYAKANNILFYDFRFTDIKGAWHHVSYHVDSVSEDTLKGLPFDGSSIPAWQPIDKSDMQLIPDPTSIFLDPFTADPTLVVICDVWDIYKNQPYEKCPRSIAKNAVKYLQASGIGDTVYFGPENEFFIFDGLKVRDAINIQYYELESSEGIWNSHTDMPGSINTGHRPGTKGGYFPVAPVDSQVDLRADIVKTLHKIGMETFVVHHEVAQAQGEIGVKFGTLIEAADNVQKLKYVVKNVAHKWGKTATFMPKPLYGDNGNGMHCHQSIWKGGKNLFAGNGYQGLSEIALHYTGGVLKHGKTVAAFTNASTNSYKRLLPGFEAPAILAYSAQNRSACARIPFVSGEKAKRVEFRFPDSSANPYLAFSAMLMAGLDGIQNKIDPGPPREEDLFELTLDEIREKGIQQMPHTLREAIEHMLAGKEIFKKGSVFTEEFIQTYKAYKFETEIWPWEGRPHPFEFLTTYSC, encoded by the coding sequence ATGGCTAAAAACGCCGCAGAGGTGATCGCTTACGCTAAAGCGAATAACATTCTTTTTTACGACTTCCGGTTCACGGACATTAAGGGTGCCTGGCATCACGTATCCTACCACGTTGATTCAGTGAGTGAGGATACTCTAAAAGGGCTCCCGTTTGACGGTAGCTCGATTCCCGCATGGCAACCGATTGACAAATCGGATATGCAACTGATTCCGGATCCGACTTCGATCTTCCTCGATCCATTTACGGCAGATCCTACCTTGGTAGTTATTTGCGATGTATGGGATATTTATAAAAACCAACCTTACGAAAAATGCCCTCGTTCCATTGCTAAGAATGCGGTGAAATATCTACAAGCAAGCGGAATCGGTGACACCGTTTATTTCGGACCGGAAAACGAATTTTTCATTTTTGACGGATTGAAAGTTCGCGATGCCATCAATATTCAATATTATGAATTAGAGTCATCGGAAGGTATTTGGAATTCGCATACGGATATGCCCGGTTCCATTAACACCGGTCACCGCCCCGGAACGAAAGGCGGTTATTTTCCCGTTGCTCCGGTCGATTCTCAAGTGGATCTTCGCGCCGATATCGTGAAAACTCTCCATAAAATCGGAATGGAAACTTTCGTGGTTCACCACGAGGTCGCTCAGGCACAAGGGGAAATCGGAGTTAAATTCGGAACCCTGATCGAAGCTGCGGATAACGTCCAAAAGTTAAAATACGTCGTGAAAAACGTGGCTCATAAATGGGGAAAGACGGCTACCTTTATGCCGAAACCTCTTTACGGAGATAACGGAAACGGTATGCACTGCCATCAATCCATTTGGAAAGGCGGTAAAAACCTATTCGCAGGGAACGGATACCAAGGACTGAGCGAAATCGCTCTGCATTACACCGGCGGCGTATTGAAGCACGGAAAGACGGTTGCCGCTTTTACGAATGCTTCTACCAATTCCTATAAGCGCTTATTACCGGGATTCGAAGCGCCGGCGATTTTGGCATACTCCGCGCAAAACCGTTCGGCCTGCGCACGTATACCGTTCGTCAGCGGTGAAAAAGCCAAGCGCGTAGAGTTCCGTTTTCCGGATTCTTCCGCAAACCCGTATCTGGCATTCTCCGCCATGTTAATGGCGGGCTTGGACGGAATTCAGAACAAGATCGATCCGGGGCCGCCTCGGGAAGAGGACTTGTTTGAATTGACTCTCGATGAAATTCGCGAGAAGGGAATTCAGCAGATGCCTCACACGCTAAGAGAAGCGATCGAGCATATGCTAGCCGGAAAGGAAATCTTCAAAAAGGGAAGTGTCTTTACCGAAGAGTTCATTCAGACGTACAAGGCTTACAAATTTGAAACCGAGATTTGGCCTTGGGAAGGACGTCCGCATCCGTTCGAGTTCCTCACTACGTATTCTTGCTAA
- a CDS encoding Cys-rich protein, with amino-acid sequence MNKTLLLTLILLLSTLLGSNSLKAQNPACGQICDFYVNCVESQTKKKFSAEEQTKVSAGCLNTCRKNFPAVTQCYENHSNQCVPFHACLVNTYKSKEKK; translated from the coding sequence ATGAATAAGACTCTCCTACTCACCCTAATTCTCTTACTTTCAACATTGTTGGGTTCCAACAGTCTCAAAGCGCAAAACCCGGCTTGCGGGCAAATTTGCGATTTTTACGTGAATTGCGTTGAATCTCAAACAAAGAAAAAGTTCAGCGCCGAGGAACAGACGAAGGTTTCCGCCGGATGTTTAAATACCTGCCGTAAAAATTTTCCGGCGGTCACCCAATGTTATGAAAATCACTCGAATCAGTGCGTTCCGTTTCACGCCTGTCTCGTAAATACTTATAAATCGAAAGAAAAAAAATAA
- the thiH gene encoding 2-iminoacetate synthase ThiH — MYTELFDSTPFSEASERVISKTKYDVEAALDKSSGDRPVSFEEYLALLSPAADGYLEEMASLSRYWTRKRFGNIVSLYMPMYLSNECRSSCIYCGFSFENKIPRKTLNEDEIHREAKILYAKGIRHLVFLTGEEYSKTNLEYLKNAVKILRQYFDSISIEIYPMDVEEYAQLIGEGVEGLVVYQETYDPEIYGKYHLRGIKKNMRYRLEAPDRGGIAGFRRIGIGALLGLADPYGEMFKLGEHASYLSRVYWKSTVQISLPRMRPAVGDFNRTIKIDDREFVRFLFALRLFLPDSGIVQSTRETRRMRDHLAGLVVTHMSVESRTDPGGYSGGEALKQFEIEDERRIPEIVEMLRSRGLDPVFKDFDLAFLRTEH, encoded by the coding sequence ATGTACACGGAGCTTTTTGATTCTACCCCATTTTCCGAAGCTTCCGAGAGAGTCATATCTAAGACAAAATACGATGTGGAAGCTGCTCTGGACAAATCTTCCGGCGACCGTCCGGTAAGCTTCGAAGAATACCTCGCGCTTTTGTCTCCGGCTGCGGATGGCTATTTGGAAGAGATGGCGTCTCTTTCCCGGTATTGGACTCGAAAGAGATTCGGAAATATCGTATCTTTATATATGCCTATGTATCTTTCGAACGAATGCCGTTCTTCCTGCATTTATTGCGGATTCAGTTTCGAGAACAAGATTCCGAGAAAGACGTTAAACGAGGATGAGATCCACCGGGAGGCAAAGATACTGTATGCGAAAGGAATCAGACATTTAGTATTCTTGACGGGGGAGGAATACTCCAAAACAAATTTGGAATATTTAAAAAACGCCGTCAAAATTCTTAGACAATATTTTGATTCGATCTCGATCGAGATCTACCCTATGGATGTCGAAGAATACGCGCAGTTGATTGGGGAAGGAGTGGAAGGACTCGTCGTTTATCAGGAAACCTACGACCCCGAAATTTACGGTAAGTACCATCTACGCGGCATCAAAAAAAATATGCGGTATCGATTGGAAGCTCCGGATCGAGGAGGCATCGCCGGTTTTAGGAGAATCGGGATAGGCGCATTACTAGGATTAGCGGATCCTTATGGAGAAATGTTTAAATTAGGAGAACATGCATCCTATTTATCCAGGGTCTATTGGAAAAGCACGGTCCAGATTTCCTTACCCAGAATGAGACCGGCTGTGGGCGATTTTAATAGGACGATTAAGATCGATGATCGAGAATTTGTGCGTTTTCTATTTGCATTGAGATTATTTCTTCCCGATTCCGGAATAGTTCAATCCACCCGCGAAACCCGCAGAATGCGGGATCATTTGGCCGGTTTAGTAGTAACCCATATGTCCGTAGAATCTCGAACGGATCCGGGCGGATATTCCGGAGGCGAGGCTTTGAAGCAGTTTGAAATCGAAGATGAACGAAGGATTCCGGAAATAGTGGAGATGTTACGGTCGAGAGGCTTGGATCCCGTCTTTAAGGATTTCGATTTGGCTTTTCTGAGGACAGAACATTGA
- a CDS encoding thiazole synthase, with the protein MGGDSDELIIAGRSFRSRLFLGTGKFSSARAMKEAILSSETEVVTVALRRVDLESKEDDILANIDREKVLLLPNTSGARNAEEAVRLARLARELGAGNWVKLEVTPDPVYLLPDPIETVKAARILVKEGFIVLPYINADPILCKHLEDAGCATVMPLGSPIGTNQGIRTLANLEIIIEQSKVPVVVDAGLGEPSHASQAMELGAAAVLVNTAIAIAKDPKKIGYAFKLATEAGRISYKYGGAKMRLRKKAEASSPLTGFLEEETRNVHGAF; encoded by the coding sequence ATGGGCGGAGACTCGGACGAGTTGATCATCGCCGGACGAAGCTTTCGGTCCCGGCTTTTCTTAGGAACGGGAAAATTTTCTTCCGCCAGGGCTATGAAGGAAGCGATTTTGTCTTCGGAGACGGAAGTCGTGACGGTAGCTCTCCGTCGGGTCGATCTAGAATCGAAAGAGGATGATATTCTTGCGAATATAGATCGGGAAAAAGTTTTATTACTTCCGAATACAAGCGGTGCTCGGAACGCCGAAGAGGCAGTTCGCTTAGCAAGGCTTGCTCGGGAGTTAGGGGCAGGAAATTGGGTGAAGCTGGAAGTAACCCCGGATCCGGTCTATCTTCTACCGGATCCTATCGAAACAGTAAAGGCCGCTCGGATATTGGTGAAGGAAGGTTTTATCGTTCTACCGTACATAAATGCGGATCCGATTCTCTGCAAACATCTCGAGGACGCCGGATGTGCGACCGTAATGCCCCTAGGTTCGCCGATCGGGACCAATCAGGGAATTCGAACTCTAGCCAATCTCGAAATCATCATTGAGCAGTCTAAAGTTCCAGTCGTCGTAGACGCAGGCTTGGGGGAACCTTCTCACGCTTCTCAGGCCATGGAATTGGGGGCAGCCGCAGTCTTGGTGAATACTGCCATTGCAATCGCTAAGGATCCGAAAAAAATCGGATATGCGTTTAAGCTTGCCACCGAGGCAGGTAGAATTTCCTATAAATACGGCGGGGCAAAAATGCGTTTACGTAAAAAGGCGGAGGCATCGAGTCCATTAACCGGCTTTTTAGAAGAAGAAACTCGAAATGTACACGGAGCTTTTTGA
- a CDS encoding chromosome segregation SMC family protein → MYLKSLNIVGFKTFADETEVILDPGFTAVVGPNGSGKSNIVDALKWVFGEKSAKGLRGEKMDDVIFHGSEARKPAGYAEVSVVFDNSSKVIKMDYPTIKLTRRLYADSTNEYLINDSRVQRKDIEKILMDTGIGKSSYSIMEQGKVDRILHSKPEERRLIFEEAAGISRFKMERQEALKKLADTSQNLLRIQDIMNTMKKEMEVKEKQAERAEEYFRLKQALDETDKIIRFIKYDTLTRKLNASETELREIKEKNQVLLERISVETGRIELLDSEKSDLEKKVAEIDKKLLDHLTQTQIQKDKVESNKGIIQDYQDRISDIRDSLTGEEASLSILQIEKERLEKDAVDLEAEIKSLEVGIEDLRKQKTELEFKIDQENLSIQEKETHIRLNDKRHVELRDRLKEVIFDLISQLESRKKEAQESDAQRGELKEILLQEASRLSEVGAALKSELETSFTEENRAQILTLASGLNTGEFQEKLSSYFALEDGLRNLLFDRDGFLSQKEGLDQEIEDLILENENHTRSIKESGISIETLREEVEGNKEKIVYLEKRILELNSERNGKIESGKSISARILEAEKRIQSAQESAKTLQIRKSEFEKEVADLELRIENRYNEFLEMSRALDSEKEALRNIVKEIQTLKNEIQKNQEDYKNLFPVLTEKEKAVSVFKVQLESFSEELYNDYSISEQELYDEFKDKNFERGESESKLKKFKSEIQMLGSINPLSIEEYRNIKEIYEHHRTQKEDIEKSKNDIAEILKNINEESEKLFRETFEKIRENFQETFSTLFNGGRAILELVEGEDSLNAGIEIMAEPPGKHVQNLRLLSGGEKSLTAIALLFAIYMVKPSPFCFLDEIDAALDEANKLRFCQILDKFKDKSQFVVITHAQSTIHRANSIFGVTNEEPGISKIISLRLDQARDFAGNVSEAV, encoded by the coding sequence ATGTATCTTAAAAGCCTGAATATTGTTGGATTCAAGACGTTTGCGGACGAGACCGAAGTGATTCTCGATCCGGGATTTACCGCCGTAGTAGGACCGAACGGTTCCGGTAAATCAAATATAGTGGACGCATTAAAGTGGGTGTTCGGAGAAAAGTCCGCAAAAGGACTCCGGGGAGAAAAGATGGACGATGTCATCTTTCACGGTTCCGAGGCTCGTAAACCTGCCGGGTACGCCGAAGTAAGCGTAGTCTTCGATAATTCCTCCAAAGTGATTAAGATGGATTATCCTACCATCAAGCTGACTCGGAGACTCTATGCCGATTCCACTAACGAGTATTTGATAAACGACTCCAGAGTGCAACGGAAGGATATCGAGAAAATCCTAATGGATACCGGTATCGGAAAATCCAGCTACTCCATCATGGAGCAGGGTAAGGTGGATCGAATTCTTCATTCCAAGCCCGAGGAACGCAGATTGATCTTCGAGGAGGCCGCCGGAATTTCCCGCTTCAAGATGGAACGTCAGGAGGCCCTAAAGAAATTGGCGGACACGAGCCAAAATCTTCTGAGAATCCAAGATATCATGAATACCATGAAAAAGGAAATGGAAGTCAAGGAAAAGCAGGCGGAAAGAGCGGAAGAATATTTCCGTTTGAAGCAGGCTCTAGACGAGACCGACAAAATCATTCGATTCATTAAATATGATACGCTAACTCGTAAATTGAACGCATCCGAAACCGAACTACGGGAAATTAAGGAAAAGAACCAGGTTTTATTGGAAAGAATCTCCGTCGAAACGGGACGGATCGAACTATTGGATTCGGAAAAATCGGATCTGGAAAAGAAAGTGGCCGAGATCGATAAAAAACTTTTGGATCATCTGACTCAAACTCAGATTCAAAAGGATAAGGTCGAAAGTAATAAGGGAATTATTCAGGACTACCAGGATCGCATCTCGGATATACGAGATTCTCTAACGGGAGAGGAAGCTTCTTTGAGCATTCTTCAAATCGAAAAAGAGCGTTTGGAAAAAGACGCAGTGGATTTGGAAGCCGAAATCAAAAGTTTAGAAGTCGGTATCGAGGATCTCAGGAAGCAAAAGACCGAGTTGGAGTTCAAGATCGATCAGGAGAATCTTTCCATTCAGGAAAAGGAAACTCATATTCGCCTTAACGATAAGCGTCATGTGGAATTGAGGGACCGACTAAAAGAAGTCATCTTCGATTTGATCAGCCAGCTCGAGTCGCGAAAGAAAGAAGCGCAGGAATCGGACGCTCAGAGAGGCGAACTCAAAGAAATTTTACTGCAAGAAGCGAGTCGTTTATCCGAGGTCGGCGCCGCTCTTAAATCCGAATTGGAGACATCCTTTACGGAGGAAAATCGGGCCCAGATTTTGACTCTCGCTTCCGGTTTAAATACCGGAGAATTCCAAGAAAAACTTTCCTCTTATTTCGCGTTGGAAGACGGTCTTCGGAATTTATTATTCGATCGAGACGGATTTCTTTCCCAGAAAGAAGGGCTGGACCAAGAGATCGAAGATCTTATATTGGAAAACGAAAATCATACCCGATCCATTAAGGAATCCGGAATTTCCATAGAAACTTTACGAGAGGAAGTGGAAGGCAATAAGGAAAAAATCGTTTATCTTGAAAAACGAATTTTGGAGTTGAATTCGGAACGAAACGGCAAGATCGAAAGCGGGAAGTCCATCTCCGCAAGAATTTTAGAGGCCGAAAAAAGAATCCAATCGGCTCAGGAATCGGCTAAGACTCTTCAAATAAGGAAATCCGAGTTTGAAAAGGAAGTAGCGGATCTAGAATTACGGATCGAAAACCGATACAACGAATTTTTGGAAATGAGCCGAGCTCTCGATTCCGAAAAGGAAGCGCTTCGGAATATCGTAAAAGAAATCCAAACTTTGAAGAACGAGATTCAGAAAAATCAGGAAGATTATAAGAATCTGTTTCCGGTCTTGACCGAAAAAGAAAAAGCGGTTTCCGTTTTTAAAGTCCAGTTGGAATCCTTTTCGGAAGAACTGTACAACGACTACTCCATTTCGGAACAGGAACTGTACGACGAATTTAAGGATAAAAATTTCGAACGGGGAGAGAGCGAATCTAAACTGAAAAAATTCAAGTCGGAAATTCAAATGTTAGGTTCCATCAATCCGCTTTCCATCGAAGAGTATCGAAACATCAAGGAAATTTACGAACACCATCGAACGCAAAAAGAGGATATCGAGAAATCCAAGAACGATATCGCCGAAATCTTAAAAAACATCAACGAGGAATCGGAAAAGCTCTTCCGAGAAACGTTCGAAAAAATTCGGGAGAATTTCCAGGAAACTTTCTCCACATTATTTAACGGAGGCCGTGCAATCCTAGAGTTAGTGGAAGGGGAGGATAGCCTAAATGCTGGGATCGAAATTATGGCGGAACCTCCGGGTAAACACGTTCAAAATCTTCGCTTACTTTCGGGTGGGGAAAAGTCCTTAACCGCGATCGCTTTGTTGTTCGCCATTTATATGGTAAAGCCTTCTCCATTCTGTTTCCTGGACGAAATCGATGCGGCTCTGGATGAAGCGAATAAGCTTCGTTTTTGTCAGATTCTGGATAAGTTTAAGGATAAATCCCAATTTGTGGTGATTACCCACGCTCAGTCTACGATTCACAGAGCGAATTCGATTTTCGGAGTTACCAACGAAGAACCTGGGATTTCCAAAATCATCAGTCTTCGTCTGGATCAAGCCAGAGATTTTGCCGGAAACGTTTCCGAGGCGGTCTAA
- a CDS encoding motility associated factor glycosyltransferase family protein — protein sequence MSHDLPEKTREIFGKKPYLALYFQEPAPVPLRFRLEPAKNPGEVFLSRDGRAMASSVSPLTQALRQLENTKISATDLIAVLGLGNPHLIREIHSKLEPGQILLLVDKERDLLFPLWNDWLEPVMDVPGRHLFLGENSLSLLWNYVESLPVERVSGIRILRNSASISQDDLFYAEVDMRLRKVLSSKMSDLLTKFEFERIWVKNSLVNTSNFLSSNNPRTRIESLKEKFAGVPSLLVSAGPNLRRQCEWIRSVREKVFILSCDTSLKVLLKHGIVPDGIMTLDAQTHSLFHFLGEDTSRIPLFADLVSSPPILRNQKFQSIVHSVTAKYIVDASGELKREATAGSHSAEALLGRIGDVQSGGSVATTAFDLLRGLGCRPCFLVGQDLAYSGREIHSTGTHHNEKWLTLINRKTSLEKINESVVRKRDTRYVPSVDGGEVLTDYVLDLYRHWFEESAKTLEFPVYNVNTQGAKIENTENIGPEFASEILSRFPNHEYFWRNLPAWKSENLREILPEGSPQEFRADLLRVIDTIQTSFSSPEKKDSTYDSLLREFKTRLIGWEDLGYLVRKTEVYILRHRDSLEDSRKKDLFLGAILKEFAGLRRKLLAG from the coding sequence ATGTCTCACGATCTCCCGGAAAAAACAAGAGAAATATTCGGGAAAAAGCCGTACTTAGCACTCTATTTCCAAGAGCCAGCGCCTGTGCCTTTGCGATTCCGACTCGAACCTGCAAAAAATCCGGGAGAAGTATTTCTCTCTCGAGATGGAAGAGCCATGGCGAGTTCAGTCTCTCCACTCACGCAGGCACTACGGCAATTGGAGAATACGAAGATTTCTGCGACCGATTTGATTGCAGTGCTCGGGTTAGGAAATCCTCATCTTATACGTGAAATCCATTCAAAATTAGAACCGGGGCAGATCCTTTTACTAGTCGATAAGGAAAGGGATTTATTGTTTCCGCTTTGGAACGATTGGTTAGAACCCGTCATGGACGTTCCCGGACGACATCTTTTTCTGGGGGAAAATTCTCTCTCTCTTCTTTGGAATTACGTCGAATCTCTTCCGGTGGAAAGAGTTTCGGGAATTCGAATCTTGCGAAACTCGGCCAGCATTTCTCAAGACGACCTTTTTTATGCGGAAGTCGACATGAGGCTCCGTAAAGTACTCTCCTCGAAAATGAGCGATCTCCTAACCAAGTTTGAATTCGAAAGAATCTGGGTGAAGAATAGCCTCGTGAATACCTCCAATTTTCTTTCTTCGAATAACCCGCGTACTCGCATAGAATCCTTAAAAGAAAAATTCGCGGGAGTTCCGTCTTTACTCGTTTCCGCCGGCCCGAATTTGAGACGTCAATGCGAATGGATTCGATCCGTGCGGGAAAAAGTTTTTATTCTTTCCTGCGATACCTCTCTGAAAGTTTTACTGAAGCATGGAATCGTTCCCGATGGAATTATGACTCTGGATGCGCAAACCCATTCTCTCTTCCATTTTCTGGGCGAAGATACTTCCCGAATTCCCCTCTTTGCCGATTTGGTTAGCTCCCCGCCGATCCTAAGAAACCAAAAATTTCAGTCCATTGTTCATAGTGTCACGGCGAAATATATCGTGGATGCGTCCGGCGAATTGAAACGGGAGGCGACCGCCGGAAGTCATAGTGCTGAGGCCTTGCTCGGCCGGATCGGAGACGTACAATCCGGCGGTAGCGTCGCGACGACCGCCTTCGATTTGTTGCGAGGATTGGGTTGTAGGCCGTGTTTTTTGGTGGGACAGGATCTCGCCTATTCCGGAAGGGAAATCCATTCGACAGGAACTCATCATAACGAAAAATGGCTGACCCTAATAAACAGAAAAACTAGTTTAGAAAAAATTAATGAATCCGTGGTGAGAAAACGGGATACCCGCTATGTGCCCTCGGTCGACGGGGGAGAAGTTCTTACGGATTACGTGTTGGATCTCTATCGGCATTGGTTCGAAGAATCCGCAAAAACTCTCGAATTCCCCGTCTATAACGTGAATACTCAGGGAGCCAAGATCGAAAATACCGAGAATATCGGTCCCGAGTTCGCCTCCGAAATTCTAAGCCGCTTTCCGAATCATGAATATTTCTGGAGGAATTTACCGGCATGGAAATCCGAAAACCTTCGTGAAATTTTACCCGAAGGTTCTCCCCAGGAATTCAGAGCCGACTTATTGCGAGTGATCGACACGATTCAAACTTCGTTCTCCAGCCCGGAAAAGAAGGACTCGACTTACGATTCTTTGCTCCGGGAATTTAAAACCCGTTTGATCGGTTGGGAAGATTTGGGCTATTTAGTGCGTAAGACGGAGGTTTATATACTTCGGCATCGAGATAGCTTGGAGGATTCCCGCAAAAAAGATCTATTTCTGGGTGCAATTCTTAAGGAATTTGCCGGACTCAGACGTAAACTTCTAGCCGGTTAA
- a CDS encoding serine/threonine protein kinase yields MEFYNRLDIDSVLSAVEDAGFPVSGHCLALNSLENRVYDVGLEEGGHLIVKFYRPARWNLDQILEEHSFLAELSDAEIPVIAPIKLKEGTTIRETKGIYYTLWPAQKGRLVEELNEESLVVLGRLVARIHTVGAAAPAKHRLTLTVRNFGEEPLRFLIEKDFLPSSLRNRYETAAGKVLQSFQENAKNVPFHRIHGDCHKGNLIRTDEGFCFIDFDDFVTGPAIQDLWMLLPFGDSKADYEREIFLSGYREFRDFSDSWFYLVEPLRGLRYIHYSAWIAKRWEDPSFPNAFPHFGSDEYWERETTDLERLTSGLVREGRLSEGVPSVAEVQELTNKDFFWDLE; encoded by the coding sequence TTGGAATTTTATAATCGATTGGATATAGACTCCGTCCTATCCGCGGTAGAAGACGCAGGGTTTCCGGTGTCCGGACATTGCCTGGCCTTAAATAGTTTGGAAAATAGAGTCTATGATGTCGGGCTGGAAGAGGGCGGCCATCTGATCGTAAAATTCTATCGTCCGGCACGTTGGAATCTGGATCAAATTCTGGAGGAACATTCCTTTCTTGCAGAATTGTCCGACGCCGAAATTCCGGTCATCGCTCCGATCAAACTCAAAGAAGGAACTACGATCCGAGAAACAAAAGGAATTTATTATACTCTTTGGCCGGCCCAAAAAGGAAGATTAGTGGAGGAATTGAACGAAGAGTCGTTGGTCGTACTAGGAAGGTTAGTGGCGAGAATTCATACTGTAGGCGCTGCGGCACCGGCAAAACACAGGCTCACTCTTACCGTTCGAAATTTCGGAGAAGAACCGTTGCGCTTTCTGATCGAAAAGGATTTTTTACCTTCTTCCCTTCGGAATCGTTACGAGACGGCCGCAGGCAAAGTGCTTCAATCCTTTCAGGAAAATGCAAAAAACGTTCCGTTTCATAGGATTCACGGCGATTGTCATAAAGGAAATTTAATACGAACCGACGAGGGTTTTTGCTTTATCGATTTCGATGACTTCGTGACCGGACCTGCGATCCAGGATCTCTGGATGCTTCTGCCTTTCGGCGATTCCAAGGCCGATTATGAGAGGGAGATTTTCTTATCCGGCTATCGCGAATTTAGGGATTTTTCCGACAGTTGGTTTTATCTTGTCGAACCCTTGCGCGGATTACGGTATATTCATTATTCTGCATGGATTGCGAAGCGATGGGAGGATCCGTCTTTTCCGAACGCGTTTCCTCATTTCGGCTCGGACGAATATTGGGAAAGAGAAACGACCGATTTGGAGAGGCTTACGTCCGGTTTGGTACGGGAGGGACGTCTCTCCGAGGGAGTACCATCTGTCGCGGAAGTTCAAGAATTAACGAACAAGGATTTCTTCTGGGATCTGGAATAG
- a CDS encoding EAL domain-containing protein → MDFLGTRHAEVLPFFQPILSVEDGTIFGHEVLARIKTDRGWESGGYLFSQESGLSDQDLTAFESSIWQSSMRKIRGLSVKHHLFLNISPNRLYRELENERIDSFRLLRFAREFEIEPKQIILEITEEEFTGSLDSLRIAADLLRAYGFRIALDDLGSEASGIERVGLLRPDFLKMDLRLIRASTRSPSVRTVMEHIRDLAFSLGASVLYEGLETREEMYFALEGGARFLQGYLLQEPSPELSNHKNTPSLIKEMVNFFHEKKTEQISVEIAFEKKIRDMLREILNPFPIIKIASRYIIDAYTIFTALKEIHRAYVTDSKGTQLSPYYVRTAEDSFRENSHGIGKNWSYLPYFYKQLKDSLRKPEDWGVSDRYYDNETVKDLIVFSKEVEPGVYVFLDIAAPKIL, encoded by the coding sequence ATGGACTTCTTAGGAACTCGACATGCAGAAGTGCTGCCATTCTTCCAGCCCATTCTTTCGGTAGAAGACGGAACCATTTTCGGGCACGAGGTTCTTGCGCGAATCAAAACCGATCGGGGATGGGAAAGCGGCGGCTATTTGTTTTCCCAAGAAAGCGGTTTGTCCGATCAGGATCTTACCGCATTCGAATCTTCGATATGGCAATCCTCAATGAGGAAAATCCGAGGATTGTCGGTTAAACATCACCTTTTTCTAAATATCTCGCCGAATCGATTGTACAGAGAATTGGAAAACGAACGAATCGATTCTTTTCGTCTTCTTAGATTCGCGAGGGAATTCGAGATCGAACCTAAGCAAATCATTCTAGAGATTACCGAAGAGGAATTCACGGGGAGCTTGGACTCTCTTAGAATTGCAGCCGATTTACTTCGAGCCTACGGATTTAGAATCGCCTTGGATGATTTAGGTTCGGAAGCGTCGGGGATCGAAAGGGTCGGTTTGCTCCGTCCGGATTTTTTAAAGATGGATCTTAGATTGATTCGCGCTTCCACTCGATCTCCTTCGGTAAGGACAGTCATGGAACATATTCGCGATCTTGCTTTTTCCTTAGGAGCTTCAGTCTTGTACGAAGGTTTGGAAACTCGGGAAGAAATGTATTTCGCTTTGGAAGGAGGAGCTCGGTTTCTGCAAGGATATCTTTTGCAAGAACCCTCGCCGGAACTTTCGAATCATAAAAACACTCCCTCCTTAATTAAGGAAATGGTCAATTTCTTTCATGAGAAAAAGACCGAGCAAATTTCCGTGGAAATCGCCTTCGAAAAAAAGATCCGTGATATGCTCCGAGAAATTCTGAATCCGTTTCCTATAATAAAAATCGCAAGCAGGTATATCATCGACGCATATACTATCTTTACGGCTTTGAAGGAAATTCACCGCGCTTACGTCACCGATTCGAAAGGAACACAACTTTCTCCGTATTACGTGCGAACCGCCGAAGATTCATTTCGGGAAAATAGCCATGGAATCGGAAAAAACTGGTCCTACCTTCCTTACTTTTATAAACAACTTAAGGATTCGTTGAGAAAACCGGAAGATTGGGGAGTCAGCGATCGTTATTACGATAACGAAACGGTCAAGGATCTAATCGTTTTTAGCAAAGAAGTCGAACCCGGCGTCTATGTTTTCTTAGATATAGCGGCCCCGAAGATTCTTTAA